The following proteins come from a genomic window of Geomonas sp. RF6:
- a CDS encoding tetratricopeptide repeat protein, protein MHHMKSITLGLLAALALSGCAGGKSAFSKAEKLEKDGNLDEAVVKYAEVASQHPEVGEYRVRFLHASEKAAEAHFKKGEALFAAKNYEGALREYQTAGAIDPSFGQARQQADRALKLRNAQTYFNEGVEFEKNRKPREALNSYRHALEFDPAGKEIKEALERLVQTKRPKLDGFDLNLKSTKPITLKFKDAKLKEIFSILTQLSGINFIFDDTVKDVNVSLFLENATFQQAMEIICGVNKLGKKVLNESTIIVYPKTPDKNKQYEELVVQTFYLNKLDAKKAVNLIRTMLTVKKIYVNEEMNALVIRDTPDVIDVARRIIEANDVPDAEVLLEVEVFEIAKKNEEAFGLALSRYAVSAVATNPNGQVMVDSLSSSSSSTSNGGTSSTVGPQNLLNFFSYQGYNGYLTVPNATFNFGKTLANGETLSNPKIRVKNREKAKFNVGTRVPITTTSSPSGGGVSVNVQYVDVGVKVNAEPTIQLNNEVSIKLGLEVSSILQRDTVGTDQATTVVTIGTRNLDTVLSLKDGETSIIGGLIQNIKNDSKDKISFLGDIPLIGSLLTNTNKSNDKTELMLAITPRIVRAVTVPEGDVASFWSGREDDPSSNKPYASFVQEPELPAAPEAAETAAAPAKRPAARGGQAAPAPAAAAAPQGAPAAAPAPPAPAPGQPVQPVQPVQAAQQPAIQQPAIQQPPAAPPVAPQPAAPATAQPAVAAQAPASAPGAAGQGAGKIFLNLQAPASVRAKENFTVQVSETGAKNLANVVFTVVYDPKLLEVVEQREGTLLKSGGATNFQAYPDKKRGEVWVSLSRAGAGPGVEGAGQIASFTFKALAKGGASIGLANANFTTPTGDRIEVVPFNSVVEVQ, encoded by the coding sequence ATGCATCATATGAAATCGATTACCCTGGGGCTCCTGGCCGCGCTCGCGCTGTCCGGGTGCGCAGGAGGGAAGTCCGCTTTTAGCAAGGCGGAAAAGCTGGAAAAGGACGGGAATCTGGATGAGGCGGTGGTGAAGTACGCCGAGGTCGCCTCGCAGCATCCGGAGGTCGGCGAGTACCGTGTCCGGTTCCTGCACGCGAGCGAGAAGGCGGCCGAGGCGCACTTCAAGAAGGGTGAGGCGCTCTTCGCGGCGAAGAACTACGAGGGGGCGCTGCGCGAGTACCAGACCGCCGGCGCCATCGACCCCTCCTTCGGACAGGCGCGCCAGCAGGCGGACCGCGCCCTCAAGCTGAGGAACGCGCAGACGTACTTCAACGAAGGGGTGGAGTTCGAGAAGAACCGCAAGCCGCGCGAGGCGCTGAACTCCTACCGGCACGCCCTGGAGTTCGACCCGGCGGGGAAAGAGATCAAGGAGGCGCTCGAACGTCTCGTGCAGACGAAGCGCCCGAAGCTGGACGGTTTCGACCTGAACCTGAAGTCGACGAAGCCGATCACCCTGAAGTTCAAGGATGCGAAGCTCAAGGAGATCTTCTCCATCCTGACGCAGCTCTCGGGGATCAACTTCATCTTTGACGACACCGTAAAGGACGTAAACGTCTCCCTCTTCCTGGAGAACGCGACCTTCCAGCAGGCGATGGAGATCATCTGCGGGGTGAACAAGCTCGGGAAGAAGGTCCTGAACGAGAGCACCATCATCGTCTACCCGAAGACCCCGGACAAGAACAAGCAGTACGAGGAGCTGGTGGTCCAGACCTTCTACCTGAACAAGCTCGACGCAAAAAAGGCGGTGAACCTGATCCGCACCATGCTGACGGTGAAGAAGATCTACGTGAACGAGGAGATGAACGCGCTGGTGATCCGCGACACCCCGGACGTCATAGACGTGGCGCGCAGGATAATAGAGGCGAATGACGTCCCCGACGCCGAGGTGCTCCTCGAGGTTGAGGTGTTCGAGATCGCGAAGAAGAACGAGGAGGCTTTCGGTCTCGCCCTCTCCCGCTACGCCGTCTCCGCGGTCGCCACGAACCCGAACGGCCAGGTCATGGTGGACAGCCTGAGCTCGTCGTCGAGTTCCACCTCCAACGGGGGTACGTCCTCCACGGTCGGTCCGCAGAACCTGCTGAACTTCTTCTCCTACCAGGGGTACAACGGCTACCTGACCGTGCCGAACGCGACCTTCAACTTCGGGAAGACCCTTGCCAACGGGGAAACCCTTTCCAATCCGAAGATCCGGGTGAAGAACCGCGAGAAGGCGAAGTTCAACGTCGGCACCAGGGTCCCGATCACCACCACCTCCTCCCCGTCCGGCGGCGGGGTGAGCGTGAACGTGCAGTACGTCGACGTCGGCGTGAAGGTGAATGCCGAGCCGACGATCCAGCTCAACAACGAGGTTTCCATCAAGCTCGGGCTTGAGGTAAGCTCCATACTGCAGAGGGATACTGTCGGCACCGACCAGGCGACCACCGTCGTCACCATCGGCACGAGGAACCTGGACACGGTCCTCTCCCTGAAGGACGGGGAGACGAGCATCATCGGGGGGCTGATCCAGAACATCAAGAACGACAGCAAGGACAAGATATCCTTCCTGGGGGACATCCCGCTCATCGGGTCGCTCCTTACCAACACCAACAAGTCGAACGACAAGACCGAGCTCATGCTGGCGATCACCCCGCGCATCGTGCGCGCCGTGACCGTGCCGGAGGGTGACGTGGCCTCCTTCTGGTCCGGCCGCGAGGACGATCCCTCCTCCAACAAGCCGTACGCCTCCTTCGTCCAGGAACCTGAGCTCCCTGCCGCACCGGAGGCTGCTGAGACTGCGGCGGCGCCGGCGAAGCGGCCGGCGGCGAGGGGGGGCCAGGCGGCGCCGGCACCGGCAGCAGCAGCTGCGCCCCAGGGCGCTCCTGCAGCGGCTCCGGCACCCCCTGCTCCGGCACCCGGGCAGCCGGTCCAGCCGGTCCAGCCGGTCCAGGCGGCCCAGCAGCCAGCGATCCAGCAGCCGGCGATCCAGCAGCCTCCCGCCGCGCCGCCCGTCGCTCCGCAGCCGGCAGCTCCCGCTACTGCGCAGCCCGCCGTGGCGGCGCAGGCCCCGGCATCTGCACCGGGAGCCGCGGGGCAGGGAGCAGGGAAGATTTTCTTGAACCTGCAGGCTCCGGCGTCGGTGCGGGCAAAGGAGAACTTTACAGTGCAGGTCTCTGAGACCGGTGCGAAGAATCTGGCGAACGTAGTCTTCACCGTGGTATATGATCCGAAGCTCCTCGAAGTAGTAGAACAACGGGAGGGGACGCTTCTGAAGAGCGGCGGCGCCACCAACTTCCAGGCATACCCCGACAAGAAGAGGGGGGAAGTGTGGGTCTCGCTGTCGCGCGCCGGGGCGGGCCCCGGGGTCGAGGGTGCCGGGCAGATTGCCTCCTTCACCTTCAAGGCCCTTGCCAAGGGCGGAGCCAGCATCGGGCTGGCGAACGCCAATTTCACCACGCCGACAGGGGACCGCATAGAGGTCGTCCCTTTCAATTCGGTGGTCGAGGTGCAGTAG
- a CDS encoding type II secretion system protein, producing the protein MRKLITNNRGLSLIELVVTLVILSILASVIIPSAQMTNRRGKEIELRANLRLIRTALDDFKKDYDRAQLSGSTLKDFGAGGIKSGYPETLEVLVEGYDFGGVLPYKKKYLRRIPRDPFHVVTDPKEEKWGMRSYTDNPDSTQWGKEDVYDVYSLSDETAIDGTKYKDW; encoded by the coding sequence ATGAGGAAACTGATAACGAATAACCGTGGTTTGAGCCTCATCGAGTTGGTGGTGACCTTGGTCATCCTTTCCATCCTCGCCTCGGTGATCATACCCTCCGCGCAGATGACGAACCGCAGGGGGAAGGAAATAGAGCTCCGGGCGAACCTCAGGCTTATCCGGACCGCGCTCGATGACTTCAAGAAGGACTACGACAGGGCGCAGCTAAGCGGCAGCACCCTGAAGGATTTCGGGGCCGGCGGGATCAAGAGCGGCTACCCCGAGACGCTTGAGGTGCTCGTCGAAGGGTACGACTTCGGCGGCGTCCTCCCCTACAAGAAGAAGTATCTGCGCAGGATCCCGCGCGACCCCTTCCACGTGGTGACGGACCCGAAGGAGGAGAAGTGGGGGATGCGCTCCTACACGGACAATCCCGATAGCACTCAGTGGGGAAAGGAGGACGTCTACGACGTCTATTCCCTGAGCGACGAGACCGCCATCGACGGAACCAAATACAAGGACTGGTGA
- a CDS encoding S41 family peptidase, with protein MLKGSKYRKGTFLVVGISLLTLAIAFGVQRRCAAQGNDYESIELFTDVLSIVKKSYVEEVDTKKLIYGAINGMLSSLDPHSSFMPPETYKEMKIDTKGTFGGLGIEITIKDGILTVISPIEDTPAFKAGIKAGDQILKIDDKYTKDLTITEAVKRMRGVKGSKVTITIMREGFEKTKDFVLERDIIQVKSVKYKTLDDGFGYVRISQFQEKTDDDLEKALHTLHNENSPLKGLVLDLRNDPGGLLDQAVRVSEHFVPEGKLIVYTEGREKDSKMRFISRKGAKEGDYPIVVLINSGSASASEIVAGALQDHKRAVVMGTQSFGKGSVQTIIPLTDNSGLRLTTARYFTPSGRSIQARGITPDIQAERMEMTASADKKDGMHIREKDLDNHFETKEEKAPEEKKVKPAPYKTDEQIKSDSQILRALDLLKGWDILKATGKI; from the coding sequence ATGTTAAAGGGGAGTAAGTACAGGAAGGGGACGTTCTTGGTAGTCGGCATTTCCCTGCTGACACTGGCGATCGCCTTCGGGGTGCAGCGCAGGTGCGCGGCCCAGGGTAATGACTACGAGTCGATCGAACTCTTCACCGACGTCCTTTCCATAGTAAAGAAGAGCTATGTGGAGGAGGTGGACACGAAGAAGCTCATATACGGTGCGATCAACGGGATGCTTTCCTCCCTCGACCCGCACAGCTCTTTCATGCCCCCCGAGACGTACAAGGAGATGAAGATCGACACGAAGGGGACCTTCGGCGGTCTCGGTATCGAGATCACCATCAAGGACGGCATCCTGACGGTCATCTCCCCGATCGAGGATACCCCCGCCTTCAAGGCAGGTATCAAGGCCGGGGACCAGATCCTGAAAATCGACGACAAGTACACGAAGGACCTCACCATCACCGAGGCGGTGAAGAGGATGCGCGGGGTGAAGGGGTCGAAGGTCACCATCACCATCATGCGCGAAGGGTTCGAGAAGACAAAAGACTTCGTCCTGGAGCGCGACATCATCCAGGTGAAGAGCGTGAAGTACAAGACGCTCGACGACGGCTTCGGCTACGTGAGGATCTCCCAGTTCCAGGAGAAAACCGACGACGACTTGGAGAAGGCGCTGCACACCCTGCACAACGAGAATTCGCCGCTGAAGGGTCTCGTGCTCGACCTGCGCAACGATCCGGGCGGGCTGCTGGACCAGGCGGTGCGGGTCTCCGAGCACTTCGTGCCTGAAGGGAAACTGATCGTGTACACCGAGGGGCGCGAGAAGGATTCCAAGATGCGCTTCATCTCCCGCAAGGGGGCGAAGGAAGGTGACTACCCGATCGTGGTGCTGATCAACAGCGGGTCGGCCTCCGCCTCCGAGATCGTCGCGGGCGCCCTGCAGGACCACAAGCGTGCGGTCGTCATGGGCACACAGAGCTTCGGGAAGGGGTCCGTGCAGACGATCATTCCCCTTACCGACAACTCCGGCTTGAGGCTCACCACCGCGCGGTACTTCACTCCGAGCGGCCGCTCCATCCAGGCGAGGGGGATTACCCCCGACATCCAGGCAGAGCGGATGGAGATGACGGCCTCCGCCGACAAGAAGGACGGGATGCACATCAGGGAGAAGGATCTCGACAACCACTTCGAGACGAAGGAGGAGAAGGCTCCCGAGGAGAAGAAGGTGAAGCCTGCTCCGTACAAGACTGACGAGCAGATCAAGAGCGACTCCCAGATCTTGAGGGCTCTCGACCTCCTCAAGGGGTGGGACATCCTGAAAGCGACAGGGAAGATCTAG
- a CDS encoding type II secretion system protein PulP: MNRKKQILAILLVVFAGAIIYSVVRFPKQQRIGSVPPRPAPQPARRPAPAAAPARPAPAGRGERLHLEVLNREGGSTTVRRDLFAPIFRDEVKSAPFKPLPPPPKPLPLPPKSQLPEQPQAQPQQAPPPGPPPPPPMPNFTFLGFLKKGGEQRVFISSEKEIYVVKKGSIIAGNYEVTNLTDDAITIASRSGAGEVVIPLVEHRGLTPRGGRRAP; the protein is encoded by the coding sequence ATGAACCGCAAGAAGCAGATCCTGGCGATCCTCCTCGTCGTATTCGCCGGCGCCATCATCTACAGCGTCGTGCGCTTCCCGAAACAGCAACGAATCGGCAGCGTGCCCCCGCGCCCCGCCCCCCAGCCGGCACGCAGACCCGCTCCGGCCGCAGCACCGGCCCGCCCCGCCCCTGCGGGACGAGGGGAGCGCCTGCACCTGGAGGTCCTGAACCGCGAGGGGGGTAGTACCACGGTGCGCCGCGACCTCTTTGCCCCCATCTTCAGGGACGAGGTGAAGTCCGCGCCATTCAAGCCGCTGCCCCCTCCGCCGAAGCCGCTTCCCCTGCCGCCGAAGTCTCAGCTGCCGGAGCAGCCGCAGGCCCAGCCGCAGCAGGCGCCCCCTCCGGGGCCTCCTCCGCCCCCTCCCATGCCGAACTTCACCTTCCTCGGCTTCCTGAAGAAGGGTGGGGAGCAGCGGGTTTTCATCTCCAGTGAAAAGGAGATATACGTCGTTAAGAAGGGATCGATCATAGCGGGGAATTACGAGGTAACCAATCTCACTGACGACGCCATCACCATCGCCTCCCGCAGCGGGGCGGGTGAAGTCGTGATCCCGCTCGTGGAGCACCGGGGGCTGACCCCGCGAGGCGGGAGAAGGGCACCGTAA
- a CDS encoding murein hydrolase activator EnvC family protein, with amino-acid sequence MKRTVIALLLAVPLLGAPPCSAGVKEDLQGIRKELNEKNKLLDKTRKTETKVSGELEKIQRALHEKETSLNLLGKQLGAVESGIDKTHGEIDHVSSDTEKKRAQINKRLAALYKSGDAGSLRVFFSSESFPQMTENMRYMRGVLENDKKLFQQYNENLDRLRQLKSSLEKDAAKKESLKRTMEARKREVEQEKARKASYLVKVRQDKQSYLASIKELQANAQRLQIMFQRIEARNRKLAQERKVVEERHRKSLEGKNRKGYSATAPGTAQGKKGTPGSAPREDIVASPVPDKGLGGQKGRLSLPVSGKVTAQFGRHKHPEFNSFTVSNGISIAASPGTPIRSIYDGEVIYADYFKGYGNMVIVDHGGGFFSLYAHAASIAKRVGAKVSKNDVVASVGDTDSAQGSQLYFEIRYQGKPVDPSPWFR; translated from the coding sequence ATGAAGCGCACAGTCATCGCACTACTTCTGGCAGTACCCCTTCTCGGCGCGCCACCGTGCAGTGCCGGGGTGAAGGAAGACCTGCAGGGAATCCGCAAGGAGCTCAACGAGAAGAACAAGCTTCTCGACAAGACGCGCAAGACGGAGACGAAGGTGTCGGGGGAACTGGAAAAGATCCAGCGCGCCCTGCACGAGAAGGAGACGAGCCTCAATCTCCTCGGGAAGCAACTCGGCGCTGTGGAGAGCGGCATCGACAAGACCCACGGCGAGATTGACCACGTCTCCTCCGATACGGAAAAGAAGAGGGCGCAGATCAACAAGAGGCTCGCCGCGCTGTACAAGTCCGGGGATGCCGGAAGCCTCAGGGTCTTCTTCTCCTCCGAATCGTTCCCGCAGATGACGGAAAACATGCGCTACATGCGCGGCGTGCTGGAAAACGACAAGAAGCTTTTCCAGCAATACAACGAGAACCTGGACCGGCTGCGCCAGCTGAAGTCCTCCCTAGAGAAGGACGCGGCAAAAAAAGAAAGCCTGAAGCGCACCATGGAGGCGCGCAAGCGGGAGGTCGAGCAGGAGAAGGCGCGCAAGGCGAGCTACCTCGTGAAGGTGCGCCAGGACAAGCAGAGCTACCTTGCTTCCATAAAGGAGCTGCAGGCGAACGCCCAGAGACTGCAGATCATGTTCCAGCGCATCGAGGCGAGGAACCGGAAACTCGCGCAAGAACGCAAGGTTGTGGAAGAACGCCACAGAAAGTCGCTTGAAGGAAAAAATAGAAAAGGGTATAGTGCTACAGCACCTGGCACCGCGCAGGGCAAGAAAGGCACCCCCGGCAGCGCACCCCGCGAAGATATCGTGGCATCTCCCGTTCCGGACAAGGGGCTGGGAGGGCAGAAGGGCAGGCTCTCTCTCCCGGTGAGCGGAAAGGTCACGGCGCAGTTCGGCAGACACAAGCACCCCGAGTTCAACTCTTTCACCGTCAGCAACGGCATTTCCATCGCCGCGAGCCCCGGCACGCCGATCCGCTCCATCTACGACGGTGAGGTGATCTACGCTGACTACTTCAAAGGGTATGGTAATATGGTCATCGTCGACCACGGCGGGGGGTTCTTTAGCCTGTACGCCCACGCCGCCTCCATCGCCAAGAGGGTGGGGGCAAAGGTGTCAAAAAACGACGTCGTGGCGAGTGTGGGGGACACCGACTCGGCACAGGGGTCGCAGCTGTACTTCGAGATACGCTACCAGGGAAAACCAGTTGATCCTTCACCGTGGTTCAGGTGA
- a CDS encoding type IV pilin protein: MFKRLWKAQRGFTLIELMIVVTIIGILAAIAAPSYQWGIIRAREAVLREDLYSLRTTLDQYFADQGKYPDSLEELKEKKYLREIPKDPFTRQSDWKTISPQEAGAPEDVKGSVGDVKSNSDLVDRNGTPYKDY; the protein is encoded by the coding sequence ATGTTTAAGAGGTTGTGGAAAGCACAGCGGGGCTTCACCCTCATCGAGCTGATGATCGTGGTGACCATCATCGGTATCCTCGCGGCTATTGCCGCCCCGAGCTACCAGTGGGGGATCATCCGCGCCCGCGAGGCCGTACTGAGAGAGGACCTGTACTCGCTGCGCACGACCCTGGACCAGTACTTCGCCGACCAGGGGAAATATCCCGACTCCCTGGAGGAGCTGAAGGAAAAGAAGTACCTGCGCGAGATACCGAAGGACCCATTCACCAGGCAGAGCGACTGGAAGACCATAAGCCCGCAGGAAGCGGGCGCCCCCGAGGACGTGAAGGGGAGCGTCGGGGACGTGAAGAGCAACAGCGACCTCGTGGACAGAAACGGGACGCCGTACAAGGATTACTGA
- the ftsE gene encoding cell division ATP-binding protein FtsE, with protein MIQLHNVYLTYQSETAALHDINLKIPKGDFVFFTGPSGAGKSSLLKLLYAALPPTKGQVLIDGQNLAMLRRSQVPHLRRSIGVVFQDYKLLPQRTVLENVAITLEVLGWSKRDIGKKVYHVLKQMGLEQKVNVSPLRLSGGEQQRVALARALVNDPKLLIADEPTGNLDDENKEQILSFFKEANNRGTTVVVATHDRRVIENSHRRVIRLESGRVTEGADVEG; from the coding sequence ATGATTCAGCTGCACAACGTGTATCTCACCTACCAGTCGGAGACGGCTGCCCTGCACGATATCAACCTCAAGATCCCCAAAGGGGATTTTGTTTTTTTCACAGGCCCCTCCGGAGCGGGCAAGTCCTCCCTTCTGAAGCTCCTCTACGCCGCACTCCCCCCCACCAAAGGGCAGGTGCTGATCGACGGGCAGAATCTCGCCATGCTGCGCCGCTCCCAGGTGCCGCACCTGAGACGCTCCATCGGGGTCGTCTTCCAGGATTACAAGCTCCTGCCGCAGCGTACCGTGCTGGAGAACGTGGCGATCACCCTCGAGGTCCTCGGCTGGAGCAAGAGGGACATCGGGAAGAAGGTGTACCACGTCCTGAAGCAGATGGGGCTGGAGCAGAAGGTGAACGTCTCTCCCTTGCGCCTCTCCGGCGGCGAGCAGCAGCGGGTCGCGCTGGCTCGCGCCCTGGTGAACGATCCGAAACTCCTCATCGCAGATGAGCCGACCGGAAACCTGGACGACGAGAACAAGGAGCAGATCCTCTCCTTTTTCAAGGAGGCGAACAATCGCGGCACGACCGTCGTGGTGGCGACACACGATCGCCGCGTGATCGAGAATTCGCACCGCCGGGTGATCCGGCTGGAGAGCGGCCGGGTTACGGAGGGTGCAGATGTCGAAGGGTAA
- the pilO gene encoding type 4a pilus biogenesis protein PilO, which yields MNPELLREMVRGSRYFLIALLVVALLDAALYGYRTLSQEPELEKMQAAYFSTRAAGGDRASDRTVAYQSSQRDLAIFQERLIPKRDFARFLEDLFALAEKRSLQLKTIGYRPGTDKGPIVSYGIALTVTGTYPALKGLIGDLSRYPQMVTLNTVSLRSTSNTEKVVDLQIQMTAFLKTEGA from the coding sequence ATGAACCCGGAGCTCCTACGTGAAATGGTGCGCGGCAGCCGCTACTTCCTGATCGCCCTCCTGGTGGTGGCGCTCCTGGACGCCGCCCTCTACGGCTACCGCACCCTCTCCCAGGAACCGGAGCTGGAGAAGATGCAGGCGGCCTACTTCTCCACCAGGGCCGCCGGGGGGGACCGCGCCTCCGACCGGACGGTAGCCTACCAGAGCTCGCAGCGCGATCTCGCCATATTCCAGGAGCGGCTGATCCCGAAGAGGGACTTCGCGCGCTTCCTGGAGGACCTCTTCGCCCTCGCGGAGAAGCGCTCCCTTCAGCTCAAGACCATCGGCTACCGGCCGGGAACGGACAAGGGGCCGATAGTCTCCTACGGGATCGCGCTCACCGTGACCGGGACGTACCCGGCGCTGAAGGGGCTGATCGGGGACCTCTCCCGCTACCCGCAGATGGTGACGCTCAATACCGTCTCCCTCAGAAGCACCAGCAATACCGAGAAGGTGGTGGACCTCCAGATCCAGATGACTGCTTTCCTGAAGACGGAGGGGGCATGA
- a CDS encoding cohesin domain-containing protein, with the protein MQLGSVVRALLLGALVLTPAAVFAAGKVFVAPAGDGTIALQASGLENVGGIQVDVVYDTKLLTSPTWTPGNLGGYAIANTGTNLPPGTVRVIVASPTPVARQGVVGTLRFTRTGDSVGTIDLKNSTALDNASKRVAVDFTGYTEPSNNDNGNGTGNGTGNGSGSGNGSGNGSGNGSGNGSGNGSGSGSGSGSGNNGSNNNDNDSGTGTNGTIYGSATSGTITLPGDVFASEGGEQKRVTAQEQVVEQPNQEQSAVTQAEETPEQQAAQPTAEAKGAPQEKTRTEASATVLERFRLYQGERTVQKLIALFDKSAVAGMTQEPAIFVADGEGTLSVKVSGVTGDRAPNFAFQGARYVSMKQSGEGVWQVQARPTKDALIATISMFADGELHEYPLTVAPKVRVDLVKPGSVTQADFELFLKERGTAEAPKYDLNGDGKRDYQDDYIFTANYLAAQKTKTGQAPNGPEKTAPEPKKAPEPKKVPDQKKAPEQKQAAAAK; encoded by the coding sequence ATGCAGTTGGGATCAGTTGTCCGGGCGCTCCTTCTGGGCGCCCTCGTTCTTACTCCTGCCGCCGTATTCGCTGCAGGGAAGGTCTTTGTAGCCCCCGCCGGAGACGGGACCATCGCGCTGCAGGCCTCCGGTCTTGAAAACGTCGGCGGCATCCAGGTCGACGTCGTGTACGACACGAAGCTTCTGACTTCGCCGACGTGGACCCCCGGGAATCTCGGCGGGTATGCAATAGCCAATACCGGCACGAACCTCCCCCCCGGCACGGTCAGAGTGATAGTAGCCTCCCCGACACCGGTGGCGCGGCAGGGCGTGGTCGGTACACTCAGATTCACCCGTACCGGCGACAGTGTGGGTACCATTGATTTGAAAAACTCGACCGCCTTGGACAACGCATCGAAGCGTGTAGCTGTTGATTTCACCGGGTACACAGAGCCGTCCAACAACGACAACGGCAACGGGACCGGCAACGGGACCGGCAACGGCAGCGGCAGCGGGAACGGCAGCGGGAACGGCAGCGGGAACGGCAGCGGGAACGGCAGCGGGAACGGCAGCGGCAGCGGCAGCGGCAGCGGCAGCGGGAACAACGGTAGTAATAACAACGATAACGATTCAGGTACCGGCACGAACGGTACTATTTACGGCAGCGCTACTTCGGGGACTATAACCCTCCCCGGGGACGTATTTGCGAGCGAGGGTGGAGAACAGAAGAGGGTAACTGCGCAGGAGCAGGTGGTGGAGCAGCCAAATCAAGAGCAGTCAGCGGTGACGCAGGCTGAGGAAACGCCCGAGCAGCAGGCTGCGCAGCCGACGGCGGAAGCAAAGGGCGCCCCGCAGGAAAAGACTCGCACCGAGGCGTCGGCCACAGTCCTCGAGCGTTTCCGTCTGTACCAGGGGGAGCGCACGGTGCAGAAGCTGATCGCCCTCTTTGACAAGAGCGCGGTCGCAGGCATGACGCAGGAGCCAGCGATCTTTGTTGCGGACGGCGAGGGGACCCTTAGTGTGAAGGTTTCCGGTGTGACGGGAGACAGGGCTCCCAACTTTGCCTTCCAGGGCGCACGCTACGTCTCCATGAAGCAATCCGGAGAGGGCGTGTGGCAGGTGCAGGCAAGGCCGACGAAGGATGCCCTGATCGCAACCATCTCCATGTTTGCCGACGGTGAGCTGCACGAATATCCTCTGACCGTCGCACCGAAGGTGCGGGTCGATCTCGTAAAGCCCGGATCGGTGACCCAGGCCGACTTCGAGCTCTTCCTGAAGGAGCGCGGCACGGCAGAAGCTCCGAAATACGACCTCAATGGCGACGGCAAGCGTGACTATCAGGACGACTACATCTTCACGGCGAATTACCTCGCGGCTCAGAAGACGAAGACGGGCCAGGCGCCTAATGGGCCCGAGAAGACCGCGCCCGAGCCGAAAAAGGCGCCCGAGCCGAAAAAGGTGCCGGATCAGAAAAAGGCCCCTGAGCAGAAGCAGGCGGCGGCTGCAAAATAA
- the ftsX gene encoding permease-like cell division protein FtsX, translated as MSKGKKQPRPALAQEGVVGRFSYFFTRALANLKQNVFVSVVTVATITLALLIAALFLLVYVNLVGAATKWSDKVQIVAYFDQEPVPLAVAALKSRVKAIPGTGKVVFVSKEEAEQRFRKQLKGQEALLEGVTPDVLPASLEISLDREHRDTEGVERYVAQLKKVAGIGEVQYGEEWVKRFNSFMNVMRLVGALLGSFLTIAVLFIVSNTIKLTVYARKEELELLGLVGATRFFIKAPFLIEGVLQGALGAVLSLVLLFAAYLAFLDNAGNFLSFGSTAGLAFLPPTYIAGVIGAGTVLGFIGSITSLRRFIQI; from the coding sequence ATGTCGAAGGGTAAGAAACAGCCGCGCCCGGCGCTGGCGCAGGAAGGGGTTGTCGGGCGTTTCTCCTACTTCTTTACGCGGGCGCTCGCCAACCTGAAGCAGAACGTCTTTGTCAGCGTCGTCACCGTGGCGACCATCACCCTCGCGCTCCTCATCGCGGCCCTCTTTCTCCTCGTGTACGTGAACCTCGTCGGTGCGGCGACGAAGTGGAGCGACAAGGTGCAGATCGTCGCGTATTTCGATCAGGAGCCTGTGCCTCTGGCCGTCGCCGCCCTGAAGAGCAGGGTGAAGGCGATCCCCGGCACGGGAAAGGTGGTCTTCGTCAGCAAGGAGGAGGCGGAGCAGCGCTTCCGCAAGCAGCTGAAAGGGCAGGAAGCTCTTCTGGAGGGGGTGACCCCGGATGTGCTCCCGGCCTCCCTGGAGATCTCCCTCGACCGCGAGCACCGCGACACGGAGGGGGTGGAGCGGTACGTGGCGCAGCTAAAGAAGGTGGCGGGGATCGGCGAAGTGCAGTACGGAGAGGAGTGGGTGAAACGGTTCAACTCCTTCATGAACGTCATGCGGCTGGTCGGTGCGCTCCTCGGGAGCTTCCTCACCATTGCGGTCCTTTTCATCGTCTCCAACACCATAAAGCTCACCGTGTATGCCCGGAAGGAGGAGCTTGAGCTCCTGGGCCTCGTGGGGGCGACCCGCTTCTTCATCAAGGCGCCCTTCCTCATCGAAGGGGTGCTGCAGGGGGCGCTCGGGGCGGTCCTGTCACTGGTCCTTCTTTTCGCCGCCTACTTAGCCTTCCTGGACAATGCCGGCAACTTCCTCTCCTTCGGCTCGACCGCGGGGCTCGCCTTCCTACCGCCGACCTACATAGCGGGGGTGATAGGCGCCGGAACCGTTCTTGGCTTCATCGGCAGCATCACGTCTCTTCGACGGTTCATCCAGATCTGA